One genomic segment of Sphingorhabdus sp. M41 includes these proteins:
- a CDS encoding LysR family transcriptional regulator, producing MALPDYEAWAIFAAVARLGSFTAAAQELALSKPTISKAISRLEQSLGTVLFHRTSRKISLSTAGKSLLHHAQQIARDGEAAMEAARDTTHLLQGQVRLAAPLSYGLSHLAPVIADFMCAYPEITVDLQLNDARVDLVEEGFDCAIRIGALPDSSLRAIRLRKMDGYFIAAPSYVERKGQPSTPADLNDHDCFIYSNTPIPEIWQITGPDEQMTNVRPKCRFRSNNGDVMLPALIAGRGIGYLPDFLCQKALDAGELVDILPGCHIGDIALNIVMPPSPLRPARVDALVDFLKDNLR from the coding sequence ATGGCACTACCCGATTATGAAGCATGGGCGATATTTGCAGCGGTTGCGCGGCTGGGCAGCTTCACCGCCGCCGCACAAGAACTCGCGCTTTCCAAACCGACAATCTCGAAAGCGATCTCTCGGCTGGAACAGTCGCTCGGCACCGTCCTGTTCCACCGCACATCGCGCAAGATTTCCCTGTCCACTGCAGGCAAGTCGCTTCTCCATCATGCCCAGCAGATCGCCCGTGACGGCGAGGCGGCGATGGAGGCCGCGCGCGATACCACCCATTTGTTGCAGGGACAGGTGCGTCTGGCCGCGCCGCTCAGCTACGGCCTCTCGCATCTCGCACCGGTGATCGCCGACTTCATGTGCGCCTATCCCGAGATCACCGTTGACCTGCAGCTCAATGATGCGCGGGTTGATCTGGTCGAGGAAGGCTTTGATTGCGCCATCCGGATCGGCGCGCTCCCCGACAGCAGCCTGCGGGCTATCCGGTTGCGCAAGATGGACGGCTATTTCATTGCCGCCCCGAGCTATGTCGAGCGCAAGGGCCAGCCATCAACTCCGGCTGACCTGAACGACCATGATTGCTTCATCTATTCGAACACGCCGATCCCGGAGATATGGCAAATCACGGGCCCGGATGAGCAGATGACGAACGTACGCCCCAAATGCCGGTTCCGCAGCAATAATGGGGATGTCATGCTCCCGGCGCTGATAGCCGGACGCGGAATCGGCTATCTGCCCGATTTTCTGTGTCAAAAGGCACTGGATGCAGGAGAGCTGGTCGATATTCTTCCGGGTTGTCACATCGGGGATATCGCCCTCAATATCGTCATGCCCCCTTCCCCCTTGCGACCGGCCCGGGTCGATGCACTGGTGGACTTTCTGAAGGACAATTTGCGCTAG
- a CDS encoding mannan-binding lectin: protein MKFLNRAAAMGLTVAALGSTSLIFSEAALAQRQQQGVNGYNVSEARFNGGLFRETGRGHWTEYGTDGRVKFTFNETGRDDWSVYLNDPSRNVQLQIDIHRKWIRLGDNGGPKRDFYPIASAFRNEGRMRPPRSAPSALTDGRNVQQVFFSGGSFRQTGPGRWTEYNVQGRAMFEFAETGRDQWSVYLNDSSRNIQLQLDLHRKWVGYGQNGGAKSDLYQITSTSRQKTASRPTPRPAPPPASRTRNVNAGPIWSQQDARTKCPAVAASQGGEWTGQWRTTVQGRMSVCEIRF, encoded by the coding sequence ATGAAATTTCTAAACAGAGCGGCGGCAATGGGTCTGACCGTTGCCGCGCTGGGATCGACATCCCTGATCTTTTCCGAAGCAGCGCTGGCCCAGCGGCAGCAGCAGGGTGTGAACGGATATAATGTCTCGGAGGCGCGGTTCAACGGCGGGCTGTTTCGGGAAACCGGCAGGGGGCACTGGACCGAATATGGTACCGATGGCAGAGTGAAGTTCACATTCAACGAAACCGGGCGCGATGACTGGTCGGTCTATCTCAACGATCCTTCGCGCAATGTGCAGTTGCAGATCGATATTCACCGCAAATGGATCCGACTTGGCGACAATGGAGGTCCCAAGCGCGACTTCTATCCGATAGCCAGCGCTTTTCGCAACGAAGGCCGGATGCGACCACCGCGTTCAGCGCCAAGCGCCCTGACAGATGGCCGCAACGTCCAGCAGGTATTTTTTTCCGGCGGCAGTTTCAGGCAGACCGGCCCGGGGCGCTGGACAGAATATAATGTCCAGGGCCGGGCAATGTTTGAATTCGCCGAAACCGGGCGGGACCAGTGGTCGGTCTATCTGAATGACAGCTCACGCAATATACAGTTGCAACTGGACCTCCATCGCAAATGGGTCGGCTATGGCCAGAATGGCGGTGCCAAGTCCGATCTTTACCAAATTACATCGACTTCGCGGCAAAAGACGGCCTCTCGCCCGACGCCGCGTCCGGCTCCCCCTCCGGCCAGCAGGACCCGTAACGTGAATGCCGGGCCAATCTGGAGCCAGCAGGATGCGCGGACAAAATGTCCGGCGGTCGCGGCCTCGCAGGGTGGTGAGTGGACTGGCCAGTGGCGGACCACTGTGCAGGGCCGGATGTCGGTGTGCGAGATCAGATTCTAG
- a CDS encoding pirin family protein: protein MIEKREFKDLAHVDHEWLQARHHFSFGNYWDPARMGFGPIRVWNDDEIKPKTGFPMHGHKDMEIITYVREGAITHRDNMGNEGRTEAGDVQVMSAGTGVMHSEYNLEDEQTRLFQIWIEPRAAGGAPRWDAKAFPKGDRSGQLEILASGFEEDIKHGALMIGADARLYGATLSAGTTIAHQIADGAHVYLVGSTGQIRVNGELVGPRDSLAIRDVSSLQIEAIDEAEFVFVEAWEPSN, encoded by the coding sequence ATGATCGAGAAACGAGAGTTCAAGGATCTTGCCCATGTTGATCATGAATGGCTGCAGGCCCGCCATCATTTTTCCTTTGGCAATTATTGGGACCCGGCCCGCATGGGTTTTGGACCGATCCGGGTGTGGAATGATGACGAAATCAAGCCGAAGACCGGATTTCCGATGCACGGCCACAAGGATATGGAAATCATCACCTATGTCCGCGAAGGGGCGATTACCCACCGCGACAATATGGGCAATGAAGGCCGTACCGAGGCCGGTGATGTCCAGGTGATGAGCGCCGGCACCGGCGTGATGCACAGCGAATATAATCTGGAGGACGAACAGACCCGCCTGTTCCAGATCTGGATCGAACCGCGCGCCGCGGGCGGTGCTCCCCGCTGGGATGCGAAAGCCTTCCCCAAGGGCGATCGCTCCGGTCAGCTGGAAATTCTGGCTAGCGGCTTCGAGGAGGACATCAAGCATGGTGCGCTGATGATAGGGGCGGATGCACGCCTCTATGGCGCCACGCTCAGCGCAGGCACGACGATCGCGCATCAGATTGCCGATGGCGCCCATGTCTATCTGGTCGGCTCCACCGGTCAGATCCGGGTCAATGGCGAGCTTGTTGGTCCGCGCGATTCTCTGGCGATCCGGGATGTCTCGTCACTACAGATTGAAGCGATTGACGAGGCCGAATTTGTCTTTGTCGAAGCGTGGGAGCCCTCAAACTAA
- a CDS encoding LysE family translocator, which translates to MPLETIFLFLITDLMFCLTPGPATMVAVSHALPHGPAGGMRGALGPIVGVNIGNFIWYGLTAFGLIALINAVPTAYAILRWIGVAYLAWMAFQMLRGSTSALARQSAKSAGFRKGFLNGLAVHMSNPKALLFYTAFIPPFIDPDGNVMLQFAILAGLTVITETTGLTFYSALASKARNLGNADQAQPLFQKIAAIVLIGAALILGWWNLTDHAI; encoded by the coding sequence ATGCCGCTCGAAACCATATTCCTTTTTTTGATCACCGACCTGATGTTTTGTCTCACCCCGGGGCCGGCAACAATGGTCGCCGTCAGCCATGCCCTGCCCCATGGTCCGGCAGGGGGAATGCGCGGCGCGCTTGGACCGATCGTGGGCGTGAATATCGGAAATTTCATCTGGTATGGCCTGACCGCTTTTGGTCTGATTGCACTGATCAATGCCGTTCCGACTGCTTATGCCATTCTTCGCTGGATCGGTGTCGCCTATCTGGCCTGGATGGCGTTTCAGATGCTGAGGGGCAGCACCAGCGCTCTTGCCAGACAATCAGCGAAGAGCGCCGGTTTCCGCAAAGGATTTCTCAATGGTCTGGCGGTGCATATGTCCAATCCCAAGGCACTCCTGTTCTACACCGCGTTCATCCCGCCATTCATCGATCCCGATGGCAATGTGATGCTGCAATTTGCGATATTGGCTGGATTGACCGTCATAACGGAAACCACCGGCCTGACCTTCTACTCCGCTCTCGCTTCCAAGGCTCGCAATCTGGGCAATGCCGATCAGGCACAGCCGCTGTTTCAGAAAATCGCCGCGATCGTTCTGATCGGTGCAGCGTTGATATTGGGATGGTGGAACCTCACCGATCATGCGATATAA
- the rpoC gene encoding DNA-directed RNA polymerase subunit beta', translated as MNQVTNFANPIAKPETFDQIQIGLASPERIRSWSFGEIKKPETINYRTFKPERDGLFCARIFGPVKDYECLCGKYKRMKYKGIVCEKCGVEVTVTKVRRERMGHIDLAAPVAHIWFLKSLPSRIGLLLDMQLKQLERVLYFESYVVIEPGLTALEKFQLLTEDEMLEAQDEYGEDAFSAGIGAEAVKIMLQDLDLKQERDDLMEDLRTTKSTLKPKKIIKRLKVVESFIDSGNKPEWMILEIIPVIPPELRPLVPLDGGRFATSDLNDLYRRVINRNNRLKRLMELRAPDIIVRNEKRMLQESVDALFDNGRRGRTITGANKRPLKSLSDMLKGKQGRFRQNLLGKRVDYSGRSVIVTGPELKLHQCGLPKKMALELFKPFIYARLDAKGLSMTLKQAKKWVEKERKEVWDILEEVIREHPVMLNRAPTLHRLGIQAFEPVLIEGKAIQLHPLVCSAFNADFDGDQMAVHVPLSLEAQLEARVLMMSTNNILSPANGKPIIVPSQDMVLGIYYLTMDRKGEPGEGMLLADMAEVHQALEIGAVTLHSKITTRVPQTDEDGKPILKRFETTPGRLLIAECLPKSHLVPFDIVNRLLTKKEVGDVIDQVYRHTGQKDTVLFADAIMGLGFRHACRAGISFGKDDMIIPDSKDKTVEETRTLVADYEQQYQDGLITQQEKYNKVIDAWSRCGDTVANAMMDELAATPEDEHGREREINAIYMMSHSGARGSPAQMKQLGGMRGLMAKPSGEIIETPIISNFKEGLTVLEYFNSTHGARKGLADTALKTANSGYLTRRLVDVSQDCTIVEEDCGTENALEMKAIVQGGSVIASLGERILGRTMAEDIVDSKDDSVVIKSGTLLDEAAIVVIEELGIQSARIRSPLVCESKMGVCGTCYGRDLARGTPVNIGEAVGVIAAQSIGEPGTQLTMRTFHIGGAAQLNEQSNLESVAEGVVEYRDMPVIEDKNGRFLSLARSGIIAVIDNDGRERSADKVPYGTSVLIKDGAKVKLGDRLAEWDPFTMPMITEKPGVIKFQDVIEGKTMTEQTDEATGIAQRVITEYRASGRGANKEDLRPRLTLLDENSGESGRYMLANGATLSVEDGAKVAAGDVLARVSREAAKTRDITGGLPRVAELFEARIPKDNSIIAKIDGRIEFVRDYKAKRKIAIVPEEGEPVEYLVPKTKVIDVQEGDFVKKGDNLVSGSPDPHDILEVLGVEALAEYLVSEIQEVYRLQGVKINDKHIETIVRQMLQKVEITNGGDTTLLPGEQVDLEEMLEYNAKLTKKQEPAAGKPVLLGITKASLQTRSFISAASFQETTRVLTQAAVEGKKDQLIGLKENVIVGRLIPAGTGAGMNRARIAATSRDAALRAQQQKMLDAMQAAADLKAEEVANAAAAAPAAEAEPTAADVFGETPVEEVLIAADSSEEQHAAELAQGDEAATGDSHMAKTMGEGIEASDTEAAQSDEDKEE; from the coding sequence ATGAACCAAGTAACAAATTTTGCAAATCCGATCGCAAAACCGGAAACATTTGACCAGATCCAGATCGGCCTGGCTTCACCAGAGCGTATCCGCAGCTGGTCATTCGGTGAGATCAAGAAGCCGGAAACCATCAACTACCGGACGTTCAAGCCAGAACGTGACGGCCTGTTCTGCGCGCGCATCTTTGGTCCGGTAAAGGATTACGAATGCCTGTGCGGCAAGTACAAGCGCATGAAATATAAAGGCATCGTCTGCGAAAAATGCGGTGTCGAAGTCACGGTAACCAAGGTTCGCCGCGAACGCATGGGCCATATCGACCTTGCTGCTCCGGTTGCACATATCTGGTTCCTGAAATCGCTGCCATCGCGCATCGGCCTGTTGCTCGACATGCAGCTCAAGCAGCTGGAACGCGTGCTCTATTTCGAAAGCTATGTGGTTATCGAGCCCGGTTTGACGGCTCTGGAAAAATTCCAGCTGCTGACCGAAGACGAAATGCTCGAAGCGCAGGATGAATATGGCGAAGACGCTTTCTCTGCCGGTATCGGTGCAGAAGCGGTCAAGATCATGTTGCAGGACCTCGACCTGAAGCAGGAACGCGACGATCTGATGGAAGATCTGCGGACCACCAAGTCGACGCTGAAACCAAAGAAGATCATCAAACGCCTGAAAGTGGTCGAAAGCTTCATCGATTCCGGCAACAAGCCGGAATGGATGATCCTCGAAATCATTCCTGTGATCCCACCCGAGCTGCGCCCGCTGGTGCCTCTGGATGGCGGCCGTTTCGCGACCTCCGATCTCAACGACCTCTATCGCCGCGTCATCAACCGGAACAACCGCTTGAAACGCCTGATGGAACTGCGCGCGCCGGATATCATCGTCCGTAACGAGAAGCGCATGCTTCAGGAATCGGTCGATGCATTGTTCGACAATGGCCGTCGTGGCCGGACCATCACCGGTGCCAACAAGCGCCCGCTGAAATCGCTGTCCGACATGCTCAAGGGCAAGCAGGGTCGTTTCCGTCAGAACCTTCTCGGCAAGCGCGTCGACTATTCCGGTCGTTCGGTCATCGTGACCGGTCCTGAGCTGAAATTGCATCAATGCGGTCTGCCGAAGAAAATGGCTCTGGAGCTGTTCAAGCCGTTCATCTACGCACGCCTTGACGCCAAGGGCCTTTCGATGACGCTCAAGCAGGCCAAGAAATGGGTCGAAAAAGAGCGCAAGGAAGTCTGGGACATTCTGGAAGAAGTGATCCGCGAGCATCCGGTGATGCTGAACCGCGCACCAACGCTTCACCGTCTCGGCATCCAGGCATTCGAACCGGTATTGATCGAAGGCAAGGCCATCCAGCTTCACCCGCTGGTCTGCTCCGCCTTCAACGCCGACTTTGACGGTGACCAAATGGCTGTCCACGTTCCGCTGAGCCTCGAGGCGCAGCTGGAAGCACGTGTCCTGATGATGTCGACCAACAACATCCTGTCACCTGCAAACGGCAAGCCAATCATCGTTCCTTCGCAGGATATGGTTCTCGGCATCTATTATCTTACAATGGATCGCAAAGGCGAGCCGGGTGAAGGCATGTTGCTGGCCGATATGGCCGAAGTGCATCAGGCACTGGAAATTGGCGCAGTAACCCTGCACTCCAAGATCACCACCCGGGTTCCGCAAACCGACGAGGACGGCAAGCCGATTCTCAAGCGTTTCGAAACCACCCCGGGCCGTCTGCTGATCGCCGAATGTCTGCCGAAATCGCACCTGGTGCCGTTCGACATCGTCAACCGCTTGCTGACCAAGAAAGAAGTCGGCGACGTGATTGACCAAGTCTATCGTCATACCGGTCAGAAAGACACGGTCCTGTTCGCCGATGCGATCATGGGTCTTGGCTTCCGCCACGCTTGTCGTGCCGGCATCTCCTTCGGCAAGGATGACATGATCATTCCGGATTCCAAGGACAAGACGGTTGAAGAAACCCGTACCCTGGTGGCTGATTATGAACAGCAATATCAGGATGGTCTGATTACCCAGCAGGAAAAATACAACAAGGTGATCGACGCCTGGTCCCGCTGTGGTGACACGGTTGCGAACGCGATGATGGACGAGCTGGCCGCGACGCCAGAGGACGAACATGGCCGCGAGCGCGAGATCAACGCAATCTACATGATGAGCCACTCCGGCGCCCGTGGTTCGCCAGCCCAGATGAAGCAGCTGGGCGGCATGCGCGGCCTGATGGCGAAACCTTCCGGCGAGATTATTGAAACACCAATTATCTCGAACTTTAAGGAAGGCCTGACGGTTCTGGAATATTTTAACTCCACTCACGGGGCGCGTAAGGGCCTTGCGGATACGGCGTTGAAAACGGCCAACTCGGGTTATCTGACCCGTCGTCTGGTTGACGTTTCACAGGATTGCACGATCGTCGAAGAAGATTGCGGCACCGAAAACGCGCTGGAGATGAAAGCCATCGTCCAGGGCGGTTCGGTTATCGCATCGCTTGGCGAACGTATCCTGGGCCGCACCATGGCCGAAGATATTGTCGACAGCAAAGACGACAGCGTTGTGATCAAATCCGGCACGTTGCTGGACGAAGCGGCTATCGTCGTGATCGAGGAGCTCGGCATCCAGTCCGCGCGCATTCGTTCACCGCTGGTCTGCGAATCCAAAATGGGCGTCTGCGGCACCTGCTACGGTCGTGATCTTGCTCGCGGTACACCGGTGAATATCGGTGAAGCGGTTGGCGTTATCGCAGCCCAGTCGATCGGTGAGCCAGGCACGCAGCTGACGATGCGGACCTTCCACATCGGCGGCGCGGCACAGCTCAACGAGCAGTCCAATCTGGAATCGGTGGCAGAAGGTGTGGTCGAATATCGTGACATGCCGGTCATCGAAGACAAGAACGGACGCTTCCTGTCGCTGGCACGTAGCGGTATCATCGCCGTGATCGACAATGACGGTCGCGAACGCTCTGCCGACAAGGTGCCTTATGGTACCAGCGTGCTGATCAAGGACGGCGCCAAGGTAAAACTGGGCGATCGTCTGGCCGAATGGGATCCGTTCACCATGCCGATGATCACCGAGAAACCGGGTGTCATCAAGTTCCAGGACGTCATCGAAGGCAAGACGATGACCGAACAGACCGATGAAGCCACCGGTATCGCACAGCGTGTGATCACGGAATATCGTGCTTCGGGTCGTGGAGCCAACAAGGAAGACCTTCGTCCCCGCCTCACCCTGCTGGATGAGAATAGCGGTGAATCCGGTCGCTACATGCTCGCCAATGGCGCAACCCTGTCGGTTGAAGACGGTGCCAAGGTTGCTGCCGGTGACGTGCTGGCGCGTGTTTCTCGCGAAGCTGCGAAAACCCGCGACATTACGGGTGGTCTGCCACGTGTGGCCGAACTGTTCGAAGCGCGTATTCCGAAGGACAATTCGATCATCGCGAAAATCGACGGACGGATTGAATTCGTTCGGGACTATAAAGCGAAACGCAAGATCGCGATTGTTCCGGAAGAGGGCGAACCAGTCGAATATCTGGTGCCGAAGACGAAAGTCATCGACGTACAGGAAGGCGATTTCGTCAAGAAGGGCGACAACCTCGTTTCCGGTTCTCCGGATCCACATGATATTCTTGAAGTTCTCGGGGTAGAGGCGCTGGCCGAATATCTCGTTTCGGAAATTCAGGAAGTCTATCGTCTGCAGGGCGTGAAAATCAACGACAAGCATATCGAGACGATCGTTCGTCAGATGCTGCAGAAAGTTGAAATCACCAATGGCGGCGATACGACGCTTCTTCCGGGCGAACAGGTCGATCTTGAAGAGATGCTGGAATATAACGCCAAGCTGACCAAGAAGCAGGAACCTGCTGCCGGCAAGCCCGTTCTTCTCGGTATCACCAAGGCGAGCTTGCAGACCCGCAGCTTCATCTCTGCGGCTTCTTTCCAGGAAACCACCCGGGTGCTTACCCAGGCGGCTGTCGAGGGCAAGAAGGATCAACTGATCGGTCTCAAGGAAAATGTGATCGTTGGTCGCCTGATCCCGGCCGGTACCGGTGCGGGCATGAACCGTGCGCGGATCGCGGCAACCAGCCGCGATGCGGCATTGCGGGCGCAACAGCAGAAAATGCTCGACGCGATGCAGGCTGCGGCTGATCTGAAGGCGGAAGAAGTGGCAAATGCCGCGGCTGCTGCACCGGCTGCCGAAGCAGAGCCAACCGCTGCTGACGTGTTCGGCGAAACACCGGTCGAGGAAGTCTTGATTGCTGCGGATAGCTCCGAAGAACAGCATGCTGCCGAACTGGCGCAAGGCGATGAAGCTGCAACGGGCGATTCACACATGGCAAAAACCATGGGTGAAGGCATCGAGGCAAGCGACACCGAAGCCGCCCAGAGCGATGAAGATAAAGAAGAATAG
- a CDS encoding FMN-dependent NADH-azoreductase: MTQSTNILRIDASARKVGSSSRALTDALMERLAPDNIVTRDLTEVLPFVTEDWVRANFTDENERTEAQKAELALSDSLVDELIAADTLVIGTPIYNFAVPAALKAWIDLIARARKTFHYTANGPEGLLSGKKAYVLIASGGTEVGSEIDFASGYLRHVLSFVGITDVTIIAADQQMMKGEAALDQALEKVAAA; this comes from the coding sequence ATGACCCAGTCCACAAACATCCTCCGTATCGACGCCAGTGCCCGCAAAGTCGGCTCATCGTCCCGCGCCCTGACCGATGCCCTTATGGAAAGGCTCGCTCCAGACAATATCGTCACCCGCGATCTTACCGAGGTCCTGCCCTTCGTGACGGAGGATTGGGTGCGCGCGAACTTCACCGACGAAAACGAAAGAACCGAAGCCCAAAAGGCGGAGCTGGCCTTGTCGGACTCCCTGGTCGATGAACTGATCGCAGCCGACACGCTGGTGATTGGAACGCCGATTTATAATTTCGCTGTACCGGCGGCGCTCAAGGCATGGATCGACCTGATCGCCCGTGCCCGCAAGACCTTCCACTATACTGCCAATGGCCCAGAAGGCTTGCTCAGCGGCAAGAAAGCTTATGTGCTGATCGCATCGGGCGGCACCGAAGTCGGCAGCGAGATTGACTTCGCATCCGGCTATTTGCGGCATGTGCTGAGCTTTGTAGGTATCACTGATGTAACGATCATCGCGGCGGACCAGCAGATGATGAAGGGTGAAGCAGCACTCGACCAGGCGCTGGAGAAAGTGGCAGCAGCCTGA